Proteins encoded by one window of Geobacter sp. DSM 9736:
- the lpxC gene encoding UDP-3-O-acyl-N-acetylglucosamine deacetylase — MAFQQTIKNKVSFTGIGLHSGADTTITLRPAEAGTGIIFHRTDLAPAVSIEATAENVVNTRLSTTIGKHGAVVATIEHLMAALRGCGIDNAHIDINGPEVPIMDGSATHFMEAIRKAGTATLSKSRKFLVIKKPITIIEGDKKISVIPSRYFKVTFDMSFNHPAVPSQTKHLVFDEETFSGEYAPARTFGFLAEVEMLKANGLARGGSLENAVVIGDNGVINEEGLRYDDEFVRHKILDSVGDLALLGHYFFGHVKACKSGHDLNHKLVMEILKRTDCWKLVEFTTKETSSVFTLPLPELAWQEA, encoded by the coding sequence ATGGCTTTTCAACAAACGATAAAAAACAAGGTTTCTTTTACTGGAATCGGTCTCCACTCCGGGGCGGACACCACCATAACCCTTCGTCCGGCTGAAGCAGGAACCGGCATAATTTTTCATCGAACAGACCTTGCACCGGCAGTCTCCATCGAAGCAACAGCGGAGAACGTCGTAAATACAAGACTTTCAACTACCATAGGAAAACATGGTGCCGTAGTCGCTACCATCGAGCATCTCATGGCTGCTCTTCGAGGATGTGGAATCGATAACGCACACATCGACATCAACGGGCCGGAAGTCCCGATAATGGATGGAAGTGCAACTCATTTCATGGAAGCTATCCGTAAAGCGGGCACTGCAACCTTGTCCAAATCGCGCAAGTTCCTCGTTATCAAGAAACCGATCACTATCATCGAAGGAGACAAGAAGATTTCGGTGATCCCCTCCCGATACTTCAAGGTCACCTTTGACATGAGCTTTAACCATCCAGCCGTACCCAGCCAGACAAAACATCTGGTATTCGATGAAGAAACATTTTCGGGAGAGTATGCACCAGCGCGGACCTTCGGCTTTCTTGCCGAAGTGGAAATGCTGAAGGCAAACGGACTTGCTCGGGGAGGCTCGCTGGAGAATGCGGTAGTGATCGGCGATAATGGCGTCATCAACGAAGAAGGGTTGAGGTACGACGATGAATTCGTACGGCACAAGATTCTCGACTCAGTGGGTGATCTGGCTCTCCTGGGGCACTACTTCTTCGGACATGTGAAGGCTTGCAAATCAGGACACGACCTCAACCATAAACTAGTGATGGAAATATTGAAAAGAACTGATTGCTGGAAACTGGTGGAATTCACCACTAAGGAAACTTCTTCGGTATTCACCCTTCCCCTCCCTGAGCTCGCTTGGCAGGAAGCTTGA
- a CDS encoding PAS domain-containing sensor histidine kinase: MHNGNNLPSSEIRKRKREGLIIVLSLFFIIALTGTELRLSKLSSEVPMGNNIVIFGIINIIILLIILLVYLVFRNIAKLILERRQNVIGVKLRAKLVLAFVGLSLVPTMLLFFVSAGFITNSVQNWFNTQVETSLNESMEVAQTYYKSSAANALYYARQCSAMIKEQKLLNDENLPRMKALIRQKQKEYNLSVVEVFSAQREELVRASNPQLPKAEFTNPSSEDINVGLNGRELTRINPVGKADLIRGIVPIYSNWNNKDVVGVVVVNYYVPYSLVSKMREISTSYQEFRQLKILKTPITTGYILTLFLITMVIVFLAVWFGIYLAKSLTIPIQELAEATRQVAEGNLNIFLEEKGQDEIGMLVSSFNKMTEDLRSNQLVLKQSNEEVIRSNLELEQRRIYMETVLKNVTAGVISVDKNGALTTINKSAEKLLNIKTVEVMGKNFKDVLRTSHLDIAKDILRDMVLSKRDSISKQVTVPVKEGDMTLLVNVTILKDDNDEFLGTVVVFDDLTHLIKAQRMAAWREVARRIAHEIKNPLTPIQLSAQRLRKRYLGRFGEEEKVFDECTDMIIKSVDELKTLVDEFSHFARMPSAHPRPNNLNEIIKEAVSLYQQAHRTVTFQVSADEDMPLLQLDRDQIKRVIINLLDNAIAALDNDGVIEVISCYNPELRMVTCVVADNGHGIPPEDRPRLFEPYFSTKKTGTGLGLAIVNTIISDHHAFIRVKDNYPKGTRFIIEFPATEGTT; encoded by the coding sequence ATGCACAACGGCAATAACCTACCCTCCAGCGAGATAAGGAAAAGGAAGCGCGAAGGGCTCATCATTGTCCTGTCGCTTTTCTTCATCATCGCTCTTACCGGCACAGAACTCCGTCTCTCAAAATTAAGTTCCGAAGTCCCGATGGGAAACAACATCGTCATCTTCGGCATCATCAACATCATCATTCTTCTTATAATTCTGCTCGTATACCTGGTCTTCCGCAACATTGCAAAGCTCATCCTGGAACGGCGGCAAAACGTCATCGGAGTCAAACTGAGAGCAAAGCTAGTACTGGCTTTTGTCGGCCTTTCACTGGTTCCGACCATGCTCCTTTTCTTTGTATCGGCAGGCTTCATCACCAACAGTGTCCAGAACTGGTTCAACACGCAAGTTGAAACATCTCTTAACGAATCGATGGAGGTAGCACAGACCTATTACAAATCGTCGGCAGCCAACGCGCTCTATTACGCCCGTCAATGCAGCGCAATGATCAAGGAACAGAAGCTTCTCAACGATGAAAATCTACCTCGCATGAAGGCACTTATAAGACAGAAACAGAAGGAGTATAACCTGAGTGTCGTGGAGGTATTTTCCGCTCAAAGGGAGGAACTGGTGCGAGCCTCCAATCCTCAACTCCCGAAGGCTGAGTTTACCAATCCTTCATCCGAGGACATAAATGTAGGATTAAATGGCAGGGAACTAACCCGAATCAACCCTGTAGGAAAGGCAGATCTCATTCGCGGGATTGTGCCTATCTATTCTAACTGGAACAACAAGGACGTCGTGGGAGTAGTAGTTGTAAACTACTACGTACCATATTCCCTCGTAAGCAAAATGAGGGAAATATCCACCTCCTACCAGGAGTTCCGACAACTTAAAATACTGAAGACCCCGATCACCACCGGTTATATACTCACTTTGTTCCTTATCACAATGGTGATAGTTTTTTTAGCTGTATGGTTCGGGATATATCTGGCGAAAAGCCTCACAATCCCAATACAGGAGCTTGCGGAAGCCACTCGTCAGGTAGCGGAAGGGAATCTGAACATTTTTCTGGAGGAAAAGGGACAGGATGAAATAGGCATGCTGGTTTCCTCCTTCAACAAAATGACGGAAGACTTGCGCAGCAATCAGCTAGTACTGAAACAGAGTAACGAAGAGGTCATCCGGAGCAACCTTGAACTGGAACAACGTCGCATATACATGGAAACAGTGCTGAAAAATGTGACCGCCGGAGTCATCTCCGTTGATAAAAATGGTGCCCTTACAACGATAAACAAATCAGCAGAAAAACTACTGAATATTAAGACAGTAGAAGTGATGGGTAAGAATTTTAAAGATGTGCTGCGCACCAGCCATCTTGATATTGCCAAGGATATTCTTCGAGATATGGTTCTGTCGAAACGAGACAGCATCAGCAAGCAGGTCACCGTGCCGGTAAAGGAAGGTGACATGACTCTGCTGGTGAATGTTACCATACTCAAAGATGATAACGATGAATTCCTGGGCACTGTAGTAGTCTTCGACGACCTTACACACCTGATTAAAGCGCAGCGAATGGCAGCATGGCGAGAGGTCGCCCGCCGCATTGCACATGAAATCAAAAATCCTCTTACCCCAATACAGCTTTCGGCACAGCGGTTACGTAAGCGCTATCTAGGCAGGTTCGGTGAGGAAGAAAAGGTATTCGACGAGTGCACCGACATGATTATCAAGTCTGTCGATGAGTTGAAGACACTTGTTGATGAGTTCTCGCACTTCGCGCGTATGCCGTCAGCCCATCCGCGCCCCAACAACCTGAACGAAATCATAAAAGAAGCTGTCTCTCTGTACCAGCAGGCACACAGAACAGTTACGTTCCAAGTCTCTGCAGACGAAGATATGCCTCTGCTGCAACTTGACCGTGACCAGATAAAGCGGGTCATCATCAACCTGCTTGATAACGCCATTGCAGCACTTGACAATGATGGTGTGATCGAGGTTATCAGCTGCTATAACCCAGAATTGCGAATGGTGACATGTGTTGTAGCTGATAACGGTCATGGGATACCCCCGGAAGATCGCCCTCGCTTGTTCGAACCTTACTTTTCCACAAAAAAAACCGGTACTGGGCTAGGTCTGGCCATAGTCAACACCATTATTTCCGATCACCATGCCTTCATCCGTGTGAAAGACAACTACCCGAAAGGTACTCGCTTTATAATTGAATTTCCCGCCACTGAAGGCACCACTTGA